One Haloarchaeobius amylolyticus DNA window includes the following coding sequences:
- a CDS encoding twitching motility protein PilT: MTGDGIPPNPSVLNTTVLSNFAYLDQLWVVAGLSGICAVPVVREELENGVAAHPYLQSALDTLDDEIPVATISDTVANREAVVSGHLDPGEAQAFALADAHDGRLLTDDGDARSFAKDQGVTVVGSVGVLLAAIDAGKIDEATADEWLSTWIDEIGYYVPYRTISEYR, translated from the coding sequence ATGACAGGTGACGGGATTCCACCGAATCCGAGCGTCCTGAACACGACTGTCCTCTCGAATTTTGCGTATCTCGACCAGCTGTGGGTGGTTGCAGGACTCTCTGGAATCTGCGCAGTTCCAGTTGTCCGCGAGGAACTCGAAAATGGCGTTGCTGCTCATCCATATCTTCAGTCAGCGCTCGATACACTCGACGACGAAATCCCAGTCGCGACGATTTCGGATACGGTCGCAAACAGGGAGGCGGTTGTTAGTGGCCATCTCGACCCTGGTGAAGCACAGGCGTTCGCTCTCGCGGACGCACACGACGGCCGGTTGCTGACTGACGACGGAGATGCTCGGTCGTTTGCGAAAGACCAAGGCGTGACTGTCGTCGGGTCGGTTGGCGTTCTGTTGGCTGCAATCGATGCTGGGAAGATCGATGAAGCCACTGCTGACGAGTGGCTCTCGACGTGGATCGATGAGATCGGCTATTACGTTCCATACCGAACGATCTCAGAGTATCGATGA